Proteins encoded within one genomic window of Sphingomonas sp. KRR8:
- the ssb gene encoding single-stranded DNA-binding protein yields MAGVNKVIIVGNLGADPESRSFSNGGEVVNLRVATSDTWKDRDGNRQEKTEWHSVAIFNENLGRVAKSYLKKGSKVYLEGQLQTRKWQDQNGADRYSTEIVLGKFRGELVLLDAREGGGGAVGGRGSGGYDDGGFGSGGYSGGGARSSGASSGSRPQPAAFDTDLDDDVPF; encoded by the coding sequence ATGGCGGGCGTCAACAAGGTCATCATCGTCGGAAATCTGGGCGCTGACCCGGAAAGCCGCAGCTTTTCCAACGGCGGCGAGGTAGTAAACCTGCGGGTTGCGACCTCGGACACCTGGAAGGACCGGGACGGCAACCGCCAGGAAAAGACCGAGTGGCACTCGGTCGCCATCTTCAACGAGAACCTCGGCCGCGTCGCCAAGAGCTACCTGAAGAAGGGCAGCAAGGTGTACCTCGAAGGCCAGCTTCAGACCCGCAAGTGGCAGGATCAGAACGGAGCCGACCGCTATTCGACCGAGATCGTGCTCGGCAAGTTCCGTGGTGAGCTGGTGCTGCTCGACGCCCGTGAAGGCGGCGGCGGTGCTGTCGGCGGTCGCGGCAGCGGCGGCTATGACGACGGCGGCTTCGGCTCCGGAGGCTACAGCGGCGGCGGCGCACGAAGCAGCGGCGCCAGCTCCGGCTCCCGCCCGCAACCCGCGGCGTTCGACACCGACCTCGACGACGACGTTCCGTTCTAA
- a CDS encoding ferrous iron transporter B, translating to MNPAPLVAVVGNPNAGKSALFNALTGARQKVGNYPGVTVERKSGRTTFADGRPVELVDLPGAYGLDPSSPDEAVTRDVLLGRFAGERRPDALLIVVDASNLDNHLRFALQLIALGLPTVVALNMIDMARRDGLEISAERLSGLLGVPVIETVAVRRKGIDQVRQTLHDTIAAPRRLPADPPRDVSREARRIALGAVVNETPTRRWTHQLDRVLLHPVAGPIILTLVMFTMFQAVFAWSEAPIGWIQSGMSALSDAVAAALPAGALRSLLVDGVIAGVGSVVTFLPQILILFLFILLLEGTGYMVRAAFLMDRLMSRAGLSGRAFIPLLSSFACAVPGIMATRTIDNEKDRLTTILVAPLMTCSARLPVYTLIIAAFIPHRDVLPGIGLQGVVMFCLYLAGIVGALGVALVLRRTVAKGRSSSFMMELPKYQMPALKDIALGLWQRAVIFLKRAGGIILFTTVILWALASFPQAGPGQKQSEVSIAGKIASGIKVVVKPIGFNHDISLALLPAMAAREVAVSAIATVYALDQSDDQQLQKTLAERLGGAWPLPTALAFLAWFVFAPQCISTIAVTRRETNGWKWPLFMVSYMFALAYAAAGLTYWTAVALGL from the coding sequence GTGAACCCCGCACCACTCGTCGCGGTGGTCGGCAATCCGAACGCCGGCAAGAGCGCCCTGTTCAACGCCTTGACCGGCGCGCGCCAGAAGGTCGGCAATTACCCCGGCGTCACTGTTGAGCGGAAAAGCGGACGAACCACCTTCGCCGACGGCCGCCCGGTCGAACTGGTCGACCTGCCCGGCGCTTACGGTCTCGATCCGTCGAGCCCCGATGAGGCGGTCACCCGCGACGTGCTGCTAGGCCGCTTCGCCGGCGAGCGGCGGCCAGATGCGCTGCTGATCGTGGTGGACGCCTCCAACCTCGACAATCACCTTCGCTTCGCCCTCCAGCTCATCGCCCTCGGCCTGCCGACGGTCGTCGCCTTGAATATGATCGACATGGCGCGGCGCGACGGGCTTGAGATCAGCGCGGAGCGCCTGTCCGGACTGCTCGGCGTGCCGGTGATCGAAACCGTGGCCGTCCGGCGCAAGGGCATCGACCAGGTCCGCCAGACGCTTCACGACACCATCGCCGCGCCGCGCCGCCTTCCTGCCGATCCGCCCCGCGATGTCAGTCGCGAGGCACGGCGGATCGCGCTCGGGGCGGTCGTCAATGAAACTCCCACGCGCCGCTGGACCCACCAGCTCGACCGCGTGCTGCTGCACCCCGTCGCCGGGCCGATCATCCTGACGCTGGTCATGTTCACCATGTTTCAGGCGGTGTTCGCCTGGTCGGAGGCACCGATCGGCTGGATTCAAAGCGGCATGTCGGCCTTGAGCGACGCAGTCGCCGCGGCGCTTCCCGCGGGAGCGCTGCGCTCTCTGCTGGTCGACGGAGTGATCGCGGGCGTCGGATCGGTAGTCACCTTCCTGCCGCAGATCCTGATCCTGTTCCTGTTCATCCTGCTCCTCGAAGGCACCGGCTACATGGTCCGCGCCGCCTTCCTCATGGATCGGCTGATGAGCCGCGCCGGCCTGTCGGGCCGTGCCTTCATTCCCTTGCTATCGAGCTTCGCCTGTGCGGTTCCCGGCATCATGGCCACGCGGACGATCGACAATGAGAAGGACCGGCTGACCACCATCCTGGTTGCGCCCCTGATGACCTGTTCGGCCCGGCTGCCGGTCTACACGCTGATCATCGCTGCCTTCATTCCGCACCGGGACGTGCTGCCCGGGATTGGTCTGCAGGGAGTGGTGATGTTCTGCCTCTACTTAGCCGGCATCGTGGGCGCGCTCGGGGTCGCGCTGGTGCTTCGCCGAACGGTTGCCAAGGGCCGCTCCAGCAGCTTCATGATGGAGCTGCCGAAATATCAGATGCCCGCGCTCAAGGACATTGCGCTTGGGCTGTGGCAGCGTGCCGTTATCTTCCTCAAGCGCGCCGGCGGGATCATCCTGTTCACCACGGTGATCCTGTGGGCACTGGCCAGCTTTCCCCAGGCCGGTCCGGGCCAGAAGCAGAGCGAGGTGTCGATCGCCGGCAAGATAGCCAGCGGGATCAAGGTCGTGGTCAAGCCGATCGGCTTCAATCATGACATTTCGCTGGCGCTGCTCCCCGCCATGGCCGCGCGCGAAGTGGCGGTCAGCGCGATTGCCACCGTTTATGCTCTGGACCAAAGCGACGACCAGCAACTGCAGAAAACCCTGGCGGAACGGCTCGGCGGCGCCTGGCCACTGCCGACCGCGCTCGCCTTCCTCGCGTGGTTCGTGTTCGCGCCGCAGTGCATCTCGACCATCGCGGTTACCCGCCGCGAGACAAACGGGTGGAAGTGGCCTCTGTTCATGGTCAGCTACATGTTCGCGCTGGCATATGCGGCGGCAGGCCTGACCTACTGGACGGCGGTCGCGCTCGGCCTATAG
- a CDS encoding FeoA family protein, with protein sequence MTLHQPATSFSLPLDQLPLGGRGRVEIVDWSALDESDACRLKHFGFDEGVMVEPLHSGPVSRDPLAVRVGRMTVAIRRTHARAIRVVPGA encoded by the coding sequence ATGACGCTCCACCAGCCCGCCACGAGCTTCTCGCTCCCTCTGGACCAGCTTCCGCTGGGCGGCCGTGGCCGAGTCGAGATCGTCGACTGGTCCGCGCTGGATGAGAGCGACGCCTGTCGGCTGAAGCACTTCGGTTTCGACGAAGGCGTAATGGTAGAGCCGCTGCACTCGGGTCCGGTCAGCCGTGATCCGCTGGCGGTGCGGGTGGGCCGGATGACGGTCGCGATCCGCCGGACTCACGCCCGCGCCATCCGAGTCGTTCCGGGCGCCTGA
- a CDS encoding COQ9 family protein translates to MDEITPLERIRRQLALSVGENAVFDGWTGTAVDAAADAHGITREQARLAMPKDAVGLIDLYGQAIDRELTAAFPPERIAAMKIRARIRELLWARIQLQAPAKEAVRRALATLAMPQNLAAAARLSWRTTDHIWRLAGDTATDYNHFTKRLTLGAVYGSTLLAWLQDETEDSVATAAFLDRRIDEVMRFEQFKARWRDGSERRPSLTRFVARLRYPPR, encoded by the coding sequence ATGGACGAGATCACTCCGCTTGAGCGCATCCGCCGGCAGCTGGCCCTCTCGGTCGGCGAGAATGCCGTGTTCGACGGCTGGACAGGCACGGCGGTGGACGCCGCTGCTGACGCCCACGGCATCACCCGCGAACAGGCGCGGCTGGCCATGCCCAAGGATGCGGTCGGCTTGATCGACCTCTACGGCCAGGCGATCGATCGCGAGCTGACCGCCGCCTTCCCGCCCGAGCGGATCGCCGCGATGAAGATCCGCGCGCGCATCCGTGAGTTGCTGTGGGCGCGCATTCAGTTGCAGGCACCGGCCAAGGAAGCGGTCCGCCGCGCCCTTGCGACCCTGGCCATGCCGCAGAACCTGGCTGCCGCAGCGCGTCTGTCGTGGCGCACCACCGACCACATCTGGCGGCTCGCTGGCGACACCGCCACCGACTACAACCACTTCACCAAGCGGCTGACGCTGGGGGCGGTCTATGGCTCGACCCTTCTGGCCTGGCTGCAGGACGAAACGGAGGACAGCGTGGCGACTGCTGCCTTCCTGGACCGGCGGATCGACGAGGTGATGCGATTCGAGCAGTTCAAGGCGCGCTGGAGAGATGGATCGGAGCGCCGGCCCAGCCTCACCCGGTTTGTCGCCCGACTGCGCTACCCGCCCCGCTGA